The Sulfolobus acidocaldarius DSM 639 genome has a window encoding:
- a CDS encoding DUF424 domain-containing protein, with amino-acid sequence MNDRVILNVIKRDNYTLVNICERETLGKTFEENNLRLVVNEEFFGGQEVGLEYAFSLINSATAVSIVGNKVVEEAIKRGFVAKEGVIEVKGIKFAQIYNLES; translated from the coding sequence TTGAACGATAGAGTAATACTGAACGTCATAAAGAGAGACAACTATACTCTTGTTAACATCTGTGAAAGAGAGACCTTAGGTAAGACATTTGAGGAGAACAATCTTAGACTAGTGGTTAATGAGGAGTTCTTTGGTGGTCAAGAAGTAGGGTTAGAGTATGCTTTTTCCCTGATAAATAGCGCTACAGCTGTAAGTATAGTGGGTAATAAAGTTGTGGAGGAAGCTATAAAAAGGGGATTTGTGGCAAAGGAAGGAGTTATTGAAGTGAAAGGAATTAAATTTGCGCAAATATATAACTTAGAATCGTGA
- a CDS encoding translation initiation factor IF-2 subunit beta, whose amino-acid sequence MTVKVDKNYEQLLDRLYDRLPDKAQKSGQQNLPNLIVLQVGNTTIIRNFSEYCDRIRREDKLCMRYLLKELAAPGSLGENGQLVIQGKFSSQVVTMLMERFLKMYVQCSTCRSFDTILKRDKKVWIISCLACGAQTPVKQF is encoded by the coding sequence GTGACAGTCAAAGTCGATAAGAATTACGAGCAGTTGTTAGATAGATTGTATGATAGGCTACCAGACAAGGCACAAAAATCAGGACAGCAAAACCTACCTAACCTAATCGTACTACAAGTGGGAAATACAACGATAATCAGAAACTTCAGCGAATATTGTGACAGAATAAGGAGAGAGGATAAATTATGTATGAGATATTTACTTAAGGAATTAGCTGCACCAGGGAGCTTAGGGGAAAATGGTCAACTTGTAATTCAAGGAAAATTCTCATCCCAGGTAGTGACTATGCTTATGGAGAGGTTTTTGAAAATGTATGTGCAGTGTAGTACATGCAGAAGTTTTGATACTATATTAAAGAGAGATAAGAAGGTTTGGATTATATCTTGCTTAGCCTGTGGAGCTCAAACACCGGTGAAACAGTTTTGA
- a CDS encoding tRNA (N(6)-L-threonylcarbamoyladenosine(37)-C(2))-methylthiotransferase, producing the protein MRVYIETYGCALNKGDSYIMMTLLRDKGHEIVDNIQDAEILVINTCAVRLETEERMKQRIKELKKYNDKRLVVAGCLASAEPAVVVSLAPEASVIGPQSVQKIVDVVENSKQRQVYLNEDKPLITPKVFDGKIAILPIADGCAGDCNFCITKLARRKLRSYPPHLIVESVRDAVRKGAVEIELSGQDTAAYGLDLGQIKLSDLVRKVTEVEGDFMIRIGMMTPEQAMRDIDGIIEVLRETKVYKFIHLPVQSGDDNVLKLMNRKYTVDEYKDLVKEIRKKVPIVNITTDIIIGHPGEDENAFRNTLELMRDIKFERIHLAMYSIRPNTRSASMKQVPDPVKKERIQIANKLYEELAYEIHSDYLNSIASVITTEYGRKGSVIGRTLNYIPVVIRQNVELGKRINVRINEASFYDLRGEPIS; encoded by the coding sequence ATGCGAGTGTACATTGAAACTTATGGGTGTGCTCTAAACAAAGGAGACAGCTACATCATGATGACTTTGCTTAGGGACAAGGGGCACGAGATAGTTGACAATATACAAGATGCTGAAATTTTGGTAATAAACACTTGTGCTGTGAGGTTAGAGACTGAGGAGAGAATGAAACAACGAATCAAAGAGTTGAAAAAATATAATGACAAAAGACTAGTTGTGGCAGGCTGTTTAGCAAGTGCTGAACCTGCTGTCGTAGTGAGCTTAGCTCCTGAGGCATCTGTTATAGGACCACAAAGCGTGCAAAAGATAGTAGATGTAGTGGAAAACAGTAAACAACGTCAAGTCTATTTGAACGAGGATAAGCCACTTATTACACCCAAGGTATTTGACGGTAAGATTGCTATATTACCTATAGCTGATGGTTGCGCAGGGGATTGTAACTTCTGCATAACAAAGTTGGCAAGGAGAAAGTTAAGGAGTTATCCACCACATTTGATAGTTGAAAGTGTGAGAGATGCAGTTAGGAAAGGAGCAGTTGAGATAGAACTATCTGGTCAAGACACCGCAGCTTACGGGCTAGATCTGGGTCAGATTAAACTTTCAGATTTAGTGAGGAAAGTAACTGAGGTAGAAGGAGACTTCATGATTAGGATTGGTATGATGACACCTGAACAGGCTATGAGAGATATAGATGGAATTATAGAGGTGTTGAGAGAAACTAAGGTGTACAAGTTCATTCATTTGCCTGTTCAGAGTGGAGACGACAATGTCTTAAAACTTATGAATAGAAAGTACACAGTAGATGAGTACAAGGACTTAGTTAAGGAAATACGTAAAAAAGTACCCATTGTAAACATAACCACAGATATTATCATTGGACATCCTGGTGAAGACGAGAACGCTTTTAGAAACACTTTAGAGCTAATGAGAGATATTAAATTTGAACGTATTCATTTAGCAATGTATTCTATACGCCCTAATACTAGAAGTGCTTCCATGAAACAAGTTCCTGATCCAGTGAAAAAAGAGAGAATCCAAATTGCAAATAAGCTTTATGAGGAATTGGCGTATGAAATACACTCAGACTACTTAAATTCCATAGCCTCAGTTATTACAACAGAGTATGGAAGAAAGGGTTCTGTGATTGGTAGAACACTGAATTACATCCCTGTAGTCATAAGGCAAAATGTTGAATTAGGAAAAAGAATTAATGTGAGAATAAATGAAGCTTCCTTCTACGATTTAAGAGGCGAACCTATTTCTTAA
- a CDS encoding thiolase family protein, producing the protein MDNVYIVSAVRTPLGKFGGSLKDISPSELGSVVIREAVNRAKVDPKLIDIVIMGNVLRAGHGQDLARQASIKAGIPAKTDAYCVDMVCSSGMISTINAVQMIKSEDADIVVAGGMESMSRASFAIGSEIRWGTKMLMNKSLDIIDTMIIDGLTDPFNFKVMGQEADMVAREHEITRRELDEVAYESHRRATIATEKGYFKDEIVPLNVDGRVVDKDEGIRADTTLEKLLQLKPAFGSDGLHTAGNSSQISDGAAALVFVSESAVRKFKLEPIARVLGYSWIGIESWKFPEAPIYSVKKLLDKINIPLSKFDYFENNEAFAVNNVLFNRYLGVSYDRLNVYGGAIALGHPIGASGSRILVTLLNVLRKMNGKYGIASICHGIGGSTAIAVELL; encoded by the coding sequence ATGGACAATGTATATATAGTATCTGCAGTTAGAACTCCTTTGGGAAAATTTGGAGGATCACTTAAGGATATTTCTCCATCAGAATTAGGGTCTGTTGTAATTCGAGAGGCTGTTAATAGGGCTAAAGTCGATCCTAAACTAATTGATATAGTTATAATGGGGAATGTTCTTAGAGCTGGTCACGGTCAAGATTTAGCCAGGCAAGCATCTATAAAAGCCGGTATACCTGCAAAAACAGACGCTTATTGTGTAGATATGGTTTGTTCATCAGGTATGATAAGTACCATAAATGCGGTGCAAATGATAAAAAGTGAGGATGCGGACATCGTTGTTGCGGGCGGAATGGAAAGTATGAGTAGAGCTTCATTCGCAATAGGTAGTGAAATAAGATGGGGAACGAAAATGCTCATGAACAAGTCATTAGACATTATCGATACAATGATAATAGACGGTCTTACTGACCCTTTTAATTTCAAGGTTATGGGACAAGAGGCTGATATGGTGGCAAGGGAACATGAAATAACCAGAAGAGAACTCGATGAGGTCGCTTATGAGAGTCACAGGAGGGCAACTATAGCTACAGAAAAGGGATACTTTAAAGACGAAATAGTGCCCCTTAATGTGGATGGTCGTGTTGTAGATAAGGATGAAGGGATTAGGGCAGACACTACACTAGAAAAGCTTCTTCAACTTAAGCCTGCTTTTGGTTCTGACGGACTTCATACAGCCGGTAACTCGTCACAAATAAGTGATGGTGCTGCTGCTCTGGTTTTCGTGAGTGAAAGTGCGGTCAGGAAATTCAAGTTAGAGCCGATAGCCAGAGTATTGGGATATAGTTGGATAGGTATTGAGAGCTGGAAATTCCCTGAGGCACCTATATATTCAGTTAAGAAGCTCCTGGATAAAATCAACATTCCATTATCAAAATTTGATTATTTTGAAAACAATGAAGCCTTTGCAGTGAATAATGTGTTGTTTAATAGATATCTAGGTGTATCTTATGATAGGTTAAACGTTTATGGGGGAGCAATAGCATTGGGTCACCCTATAGGTGCCAGCGGGTCAAGAATACTTGTGACATTACTGAACGTTCTGAGGAAAATGAATGGAAAATACGGTATTGCGAGTATATGTCACGGAATAGGTGGTTCCACAGCAATAGCAGTAGAACTACTATAG
- a CDS encoding translation initiation factor aIF-1A, whose amino-acid sequence MAKKKSNTEQPTREVVKPIEGEVICVVKKLFGGEHVQVICTDGKERLGRIPGKLKKKVWIREGDVVLAAPWDFQPNKCDIVYRYTESEVRRLVEDKVISQDVIEQLRG is encoded by the coding sequence TTGGCAAAGAAAAAGTCGAATACAGAGCAACCTACAAGAGAGGTTGTCAAGCCTATAGAAGGCGAGGTAATATGTGTTGTAAAGAAGCTTTTTGGAGGAGAACATGTACAGGTCATATGTACTGATGGAAAAGAGAGACTAGGCAGAATTCCAGGCAAACTCAAGAAGAAAGTCTGGATAAGAGAAGGAGATGTGGTTTTGGCTGCCCCTTGGGACTTTCAGCCTAATAAGTGCGACATAGTGTATAGGTATACGGAAAGTGAAGTAAGAAGACTAGTGGAAGACAAGGTCATCAGCCAGGATGTGATAGAACAGCTCAGAGGATAA
- a CDS encoding serine protein kinase RIO, translating to MSRNKRRKEEKRIKDADLFKVVDSTLDTRTYSDLYYISRKLNIKTIYGAVSAGKEAKIYPALTESEEWYAVKIYYVSTASSKRAIERYTFGDPRFEGVRASNTLKLIEVWAKKEFKNLSKMYDSGVSVPKPIYVHKNILIMEFIGDNGIRAPLLKELRSEDVNEDLYKTIIDQVVIMANKAELVHGDLSEYNIMVFDGKPYIIDVSQAIDLTHPNAREFLVRDIRNINSFFMNNGINVMSETEILTRFIKI from the coding sequence TTGTCACGAAACAAAAGGAGAAAAGAGGAAAAAAGAATCAAAGATGCTGATTTATTTAAAGTGGTTGACTCCACTCTAGATACAAGAACTTATTCCGATTTATATTATATTTCAAGAAAATTAAATATAAAAACTATTTATGGGGCAGTTTCAGCTGGTAAAGAGGCAAAGATATATCCAGCCCTAACTGAGAGTGAGGAGTGGTATGCAGTAAAAATTTATTACGTTTCTACTGCGTCAAGCAAAAGAGCGATAGAGAGGTATACCTTTGGCGATCCAAGGTTTGAGGGTGTAAGGGCTTCAAACACACTAAAACTTATAGAAGTGTGGGCTAAAAAAGAGTTCAAAAATCTCTCTAAAATGTATGATTCAGGTGTCTCAGTACCTAAGCCGATATACGTTCACAAGAACATATTAATTATGGAATTCATAGGTGATAACGGTATTAGAGCACCACTACTAAAGGAATTACGTTCTGAAGACGTCAATGAGGACTTGTATAAAACTATAATAGATCAAGTTGTCATAATGGCGAATAAAGCAGAATTAGTTCACGGGGATTTAAGTGAATATAACATTATGGTTTTTGATGGTAAACCGTATATAATAGATGTTAGCCAAGCCATAGATCTGACTCATCCGAACGCGAGGGAATTTTTAGTCAGAGATATTCGAAATATTAATTCTTTCTTTATGAATAATGGTATAAATGTGATGAGCGAGACGGAAATATTAACTCGTTTTATTAAAATTTAA
- a CDS encoding RNA-processing protein yields MYVTVPDERLDLIKTLSKRIEEISNTTINFDEVTKQIRVIPKDNNSYNAMKVISVINALGFGFEPNDAMRLMSDDYGLEIINLKEFTNSVNSLRRIKGRVIGEKGKTKRTIEEYTGVIVLVKDHEIGLLGNIEQLSIAKRAIELLIEGKEHNTVYKYLDKAERYAMLSNVNRNLKEGL; encoded by the coding sequence ATGTATGTGACTGTACCAGATGAGAGGCTTGATTTAATTAAAACTTTATCAAAACGTATTGAGGAAATAAGTAATACTACCATTAATTTTGACGAGGTGACTAAACAGATCAGAGTTATTCCAAAGGATAATAATTCATATAATGCCATGAAAGTCATATCGGTAATAAACGCCTTAGGTTTTGGTTTTGAACCAAATGATGCCATGAGACTTATGAGTGATGATTATGGACTTGAAATCATAAACTTAAAGGAATTCACTAATTCGGTAAATTCTTTGAGGAGGATAAAAGGTAGGGTGATAGGTGAAAAAGGTAAAACTAAGAGGACAATAGAAGAATACACAGGTGTTATAGTCCTAGTAAAGGATCATGAGATCGGACTTTTGGGAAACATAGAGCAATTAAGTATCGCTAAAAGGGCTATCGAATTACTTATTGAGGGTAAAGAGCACAACACTGTATACAAGTACCTGGATAAGGCAGAAAGATACGCTATGTTATCTAACGTTAATAGAAATTTAAAGGAAGGTCTCTAA
- a CDS encoding DUF1152 domain-containing protein — protein sequence MKAFIFGLGGGGDVVSAYIAYEYYKRLGYDTILGAVTWERYVEDPLPGPICEFMNADNLNDVITKLNKESYSIRNGRVVIPQIVKVLKVLNISEGYSICIREGIRKIARMIDEFALKEGIDVIVGVDAGGDVLAKGCEETLGSPLIDFIMLNVLTETKTKSVLATIGAGSDGELQQDYILRRIAEIATKGGLKDIKGIDEAISRKLDEILSVVTTEASKIPLEAFRGLYGEVSIRNNTRRVFVTPISAVMFFMEPKIVYETSPIAKVIKDSESLEDANEKLNKMGVYTEYNFELDLFSRFGNDATNVKGDEISKIRSEGKRKLGETKIKC from the coding sequence GTGAAAGCCTTTATCTTCGGTCTGGGAGGAGGGGGAGATGTAGTATCAGCGTATATCGCTTATGAGTATTACAAACGCCTGGGTTACGATACTATACTCGGGGCAGTTACGTGGGAAAGGTATGTTGAGGATCCCTTACCTGGACCTATATGCGAGTTCATGAACGCAGATAACTTAAATGATGTAATTACTAAATTGAACAAGGAATCTTATTCTATAAGAAATGGTAGAGTAGTTATCCCTCAGATCGTGAAAGTACTCAAAGTCCTAAATATAAGTGAGGGGTACTCAATTTGTATTCGTGAAGGTATTAGAAAGATAGCTCGAATGATTGATGAATTCGCGTTGAAGGAAGGAATTGATGTAATAGTAGGAGTAGATGCGGGAGGAGATGTACTTGCAAAAGGATGTGAGGAAACGTTAGGAAGTCCATTGATTGATTTCATCATGCTTAATGTTTTGACAGAAACTAAAACCAAATCTGTTTTAGCCACAATTGGTGCTGGTAGTGATGGTGAACTACAACAAGATTATATCCTAAGGCGGATAGCAGAGATAGCAACTAAGGGTGGTTTAAAGGATATAAAGGGAATAGACGAGGCAATATCACGAAAGCTAGACGAGATATTAAGCGTTGTTACAACTGAAGCTTCTAAGATACCCTTGGAAGCTTTTAGAGGACTATACGGGGAAGTTAGCATAAGAAACAATACTAGACGAGTCTTTGTTACACCCATCTCCGCAGTGATGTTTTTCATGGAACCCAAAATAGTTTATGAGACTTCTCCTATAGCTAAAGTCATCAAAGATTCTGAATCACTGGAGGATGCTAATGAAAAACTAAATAAAATGGGAGTTTACACTGAATATAATTTTGAACTTGATTTGTTCTCGAGGTTCGGAAATGATGCGACAAATGTTAAAGGCGATGAAATATCTAAAATTAGATCTGAAGGAAAAAGAAAACTAGGAGAGACTAAAATAAAATGCTAA
- a CDS encoding aminotransferase class I/II-fold pyridoxal phosphate-dependent enzyme: MRDGTKATFEGTDEKTGAITTPIYQTTSFEFPIGEKFRYTREANPTVLKLAEMIASLEEAEMGVVFSSGMGAISTVAFTLLKPNSSVLIHRDMFGRSYKFFTEFMKNWGVRAEVAEPGEVIEKAKEKKYDMVFVESISNPTLRVVDLPELAKICKENNVLLVVDGTFATPINQKPIVQGANIVVHSGSKFIAGHNDVIIGVACGNNELMNKIDLTRRSLGTSADPHASYLTIRGMKTLKVRMDVINSNAQKIAEFLQEHPKISRVYYPGIKVHPDYNTARRVLKANGGVVSFEIKGSQEDSIKLMNRLNVILSAQTLGGVNSTISHPATMSHRSLTPEERKLAGITPNMLRLSVGIEEIEDLIEDLDRALSNL, translated from the coding sequence TTGAGAGATGGAACTAAAGCTACATTTGAAGGAACAGACGAGAAAACTGGCGCTATTACTACACCAATATATCAGACTACATCCTTTGAATTTCCTATCGGGGAGAAATTCAGGTATACAAGAGAGGCAAACCCGACTGTACTAAAGTTGGCAGAGATGATTGCTAGTTTAGAAGAAGCAGAAATGGGTGTGGTATTTTCCTCAGGTATGGGAGCGATATCTACTGTAGCTTTTACCCTTTTAAAGCCAAATTCATCAGTCCTCATCCATAGGGACATGTTTGGTAGATCATACAAATTCTTCACTGAATTTATGAAAAATTGGGGTGTAAGAGCTGAAGTTGCTGAACCTGGAGAGGTCATAGAGAAGGCTAAGGAGAAAAAATACGACATGGTATTTGTGGAGAGTATTTCAAACCCCACATTAAGAGTTGTAGATTTACCTGAGTTGGCTAAAATATGTAAAGAAAATAATGTGCTATTGGTTGTAGACGGAACATTCGCTACGCCAATTAACCAGAAACCTATTGTCCAAGGAGCAAATATTGTAGTACATAGTGGATCAAAGTTCATTGCAGGACATAATGATGTAATAATTGGAGTGGCTTGTGGTAACAACGAATTAATGAATAAAATTGATCTTACTAGAAGGAGTTTAGGTACATCTGCAGATCCACACGCGTCATATCTTACTATACGAGGAATGAAGACACTGAAGGTAAGAATGGATGTTATAAATTCTAATGCACAAAAGATAGCGGAGTTTCTCCAAGAGCATCCAAAAATATCCAGAGTATATTATCCCGGAATAAAGGTGCATCCTGATTATAATACAGCCAGGAGAGTTTTGAAGGCAAACGGGGGAGTTGTAAGCTTCGAGATCAAAGGTTCTCAAGAAGACTCCATAAAATTAATGAATAGACTTAATGTAATACTTTCTGCCCAAACATTAGGGGGTGTGAACTCCACTATATCCCATCCTGCAACAATGAGCCATAGGAGTTTAACACCAGAAGAAAGGAAATTGGCTGGGATTACACCTAATATGTTGAGACTTTCTGTAGGTATAGAGGAAATAGAAGATTTAATCGAAGACCTAGATAGAGCACTATCAAACCTATAA
- a CDS encoding homoserine kinase, with amino-acid sequence MLIKAYSSSANLGAGFDILALAHNAFEDSVEMEAIPNSTLQVLVTGDGVPNEVDKNSASYAVYRLLSELDVKVKVKMKVIKGIPAGLGLGSSGASAVAAVVGVNNLLKLGLDKQELVRASMIGEIASSGSAHPDNVAASVYGGVVAVLNTEPVTVSPIPVNLNFSLLLFIPVLQLKDKTKKAREMLPRNVELGKMVRNSRYLSSTILGLVKGDRELLRLGLNDEIVEVARSPLFPHYEKLKKISIENNAIGACVSGAGPTIAVFVDEYSDKNKIKKEGLEICETYSQKCLVKEAKIAGGAWVERWN; translated from the coding sequence ATGTTAATTAAAGCATACTCCTCTTCAGCTAATCTTGGAGCAGGATTCGACATATTGGCATTAGCACATAACGCCTTTGAAGACAGTGTTGAAATGGAAGCGATTCCAAACTCAACTTTGCAGGTTCTCGTCACTGGTGATGGTGTTCCCAATGAGGTAGATAAGAACTCAGCTTCTTATGCAGTATACAGGTTATTGAGCGAACTTGATGTAAAAGTCAAAGTTAAAATGAAAGTTATTAAAGGAATACCTGCAGGCTTAGGGTTAGGAAGCAGTGGAGCTTCTGCTGTCGCAGCTGTAGTTGGTGTAAATAATTTGCTTAAATTAGGTTTAGATAAGCAAGAGTTGGTTAGAGCCTCAATGATCGGAGAAATAGCATCCTCAGGCTCTGCTCACCCTGATAATGTGGCAGCAAGTGTCTATGGAGGGGTAGTAGCTGTATTAAACACTGAACCAGTTACAGTTTCTCCCATTCCGGTTAACTTAAATTTCTCCTTATTACTATTCATTCCAGTTTTACAGCTTAAGGATAAAACTAAGAAGGCACGTGAAATGCTTCCCCGTAATGTGGAATTAGGTAAGATGGTTAGAAATTCAAGATATCTTTCCTCTACAATTTTAGGACTTGTTAAAGGTGATAGGGAATTATTGAGATTGGGTTTGAATGACGAGATAGTAGAAGTAGCGAGGAGTCCACTTTTCCCACATTATGAAAAACTTAAGAAAATTTCCATAGAAAATAACGCAATTGGTGCGTGTGTAAGTGGGGCTGGTCCTACAATTGCAGTGTTCGTTGATGAATATAGTGATAAAAACAAAATTAAAAAGGAGGGACTTGAAATCTGTGAAACATACTCACAGAAGTGTTTAGTCAAGGAAGCTAAGATAGCAGGGGGTGCATGGGTTGAGAGATGGAACTAA
- a CDS encoding molybdopterin molybdotransferase MoeA, with protein sequence MRAILKDSELLYPQDALAKFLNEFGVKQLEVERINLEDSLNRIVAEDIISDIPLPPFSRSTVDGFAIKHDLCPGEFTVIDKIRIGEFKEIRIGNGEAVEVDTGSPIPEGATAVVKVENTVIEGNKVKVSKKLSFGENIGWIGTDIPKGTLVVRRGERLNPYKIALLASIGIRQVLVYKRPRIYIIITGDELVEPGKDLDPGKIYESNSYYLQAYYLSKGYDVIKRTHVNDDKELIRREILEGIEKADIVIVTGGSSAGEKDYVHQVIKEEGKIIVHGLKIKPGKPAILAEIKGKPVFGLPGNITSTMVINEEVVDKYIDIMYNISSYRYTIKATITNEVKADYNRTTYIPVYLIKKDGKYYAIGMPFDSYMIGVFSTADGYIIINPGENIEEGSEVSVYLRSLDERPVYIGEEEPTLYPRGFRVLPFGSYIGLKAIKYGIGDVIVISNLYDSNFKGDLSKERNVIETGEGSEYVGYLEWVGLSKLVKDPVVKLRYPSVALQLMDKAKIIIPDTFHKDGKVIGKEKLEIIVRNPDIKKYFRG encoded by the coding sequence TAAATTCCTAAACGAATTTGGAGTAAAGCAATTAGAAGTGGAAAGGATAAATCTTGAAGACTCGTTAAACAGGATTGTAGCTGAGGACATAATATCTGACATACCTTTACCCCCTTTCTCTCGATCCACAGTTGATGGCTTTGCGATAAAGCATGACCTTTGTCCTGGAGAATTTACAGTAATAGATAAGATTAGAATTGGCGAATTTAAGGAGATTAGGATAGGCAATGGAGAAGCAGTTGAAGTGGACACTGGTTCACCGATTCCTGAAGGGGCAACAGCAGTCGTTAAGGTTGAAAATACAGTAATTGAGGGGAATAAGGTAAAGGTAAGTAAGAAATTAAGTTTTGGTGAAAACATAGGTTGGATCGGCACAGACATACCTAAAGGAACATTGGTGGTAAGAAGAGGTGAGAGATTAAACCCTTATAAGATAGCCCTTTTGGCATCAATCGGAATAAGGCAAGTTTTAGTTTACAAAAGACCAAGGATATACATTATTATTACTGGAGATGAATTAGTAGAACCAGGTAAAGACCTTGATCCAGGAAAGATTTATGAGAGTAACTCGTACTACTTGCAAGCTTATTATTTATCTAAAGGCTACGATGTTATAAAAAGGACTCATGTAAACGATGATAAGGAATTAATTAGAAGAGAGATACTGGAAGGCATAGAAAAAGCAGACATCGTGATAGTAACAGGGGGGTCAAGTGCAGGAGAAAAAGATTATGTACATCAAGTGATCAAAGAGGAAGGTAAAATTATAGTTCATGGCTTAAAAATAAAACCGGGAAAGCCTGCAATACTGGCAGAAATTAAGGGTAAACCGGTTTTCGGATTACCAGGAAACATAACATCTACAATGGTGATAAATGAAGAAGTAGTTGATAAATACATAGATATAATGTATAACATTTCTTCTTATAGATATACCATAAAGGCAACTATAACAAATGAAGTAAAAGCAGATTATAATAGGACCACATATATTCCAGTCTATTTAATTAAAAAGGATGGAAAATATTACGCTATAGGGATGCCTTTTGACAGCTACATGATAGGAGTCTTTTCAACTGCAGACGGTTACATTATTATAAACCCAGGAGAAAATATAGAAGAGGGAAGTGAGGTAAGTGTTTACCTTAGATCACTAGATGAGAGACCCGTTTACATAGGTGAAGAAGAGCCTACGCTATATCCAAGAGGATTTAGAGTGCTACCCTTTGGATCTTATATAGGACTTAAGGCAATCAAATACGGTATAGGGGATGTTATCGTAATAAGTAATTTATATGATTCTAACTTTAAGGGAGATTTAAGTAAGGAGAGAAACGTTATAGAGACAGGTGAAGGTAGTGAGTATGTGGGGTACCTGGAGTGGGTAGGATTAAGTAAATTAGTAAAAGACCCTGTAGTCAAATTAAGATACCCCTCAGTTGCCCTGCAATTAATGGATAAGGCGAAAATTATTATCCCAGATACGTTCCATAAGGACGGTAAAGTAATAGGTAAGGAAAAATTAGAAATTATTGTAAGGAATCCAGATATTAAGAAATATTTTAGGGGTTAA